The Saccopteryx leptura isolate mSacLep1 chromosome 5, mSacLep1_pri_phased_curated, whole genome shotgun sequence nucleotide sequence attCCCTTCGCTTCCCTGCGCTTGTGGGCTTGGTCTGTGTACCACTCGCTTGAGCTCAGAAAGGGGCTTAGTCCTCAGCCCAGTCCTCTGAACATGGGTGCCGCGAGGTGGCCTGCATAGGCGCGAGCGAGTCCCAGCGTTGCCTAGCTAGATggagcctccagtttcctgaacTGTCTCTGCGTCTCCCCCCATGGCTTAGTTGTAGAGCAGGAGCCGTGAGGGGAGCTGCAGTGTGGACAGTCGGTCAGCAGCAGACACATCTCCAGTGCccatgtgtgtggtgtgtgcccCCGGCTCTGCAGTTTAGAACGGTCCTTTCCCGGGTCTGGAGTCATTGCAGCCCACCCGTATTTACCGGACTGGTTACCTTGCAAGAAAGTTACAGCAAGCTTTGGAATTAATCACCgaggcaggaaggcagatggGCTGCATATTTAAATGTCCACTTGCTCACTTAGTGTGAGATTCACGCTGAGGTGCAAAGAAAGCAACTTCCCCTGTCAGACGTCAAAGCATAGTCACATCTGCTACAGAAGACGGTGGAGTGTGGGGCTCCATAGCACATCCACAGTGGAGTTAGTGTGGGGGCAGGACTCAGTTCAGGGTATGCTTAATGCTTGGGGTCACGGGGTGTCTGTTGGAGGAGGCTCTGGGCTGGTTGGTAATGCCCAATGACGTCTCTGTGTATGTGCCCCCAGGAGAAGTACTGTTACATTTGCCCTGACATTGTCAGGGAGTTCACCAAGTACGACGTGGACCCCCGGAAGTGGATCAAGCAGTACACGGGCATCAATGCCATCAACCAGAAGAAGTTCATCGTGGATGTGGGCTACGAGCGGTTCCTAGGACCTGAGATCTTCTTTCACCCGGAGGTGAGAGGCTGGCTCTCTGGGGGTGGCGTGTGTGGAGCAATACTGTACCCCCCAACCTATACCGTGTACACCAAGGTCAGGTCTCAGGGACTGCCCTGCAGGAGGACAGCTGGTGCACAGGGCATCCCGGCGATCCTAATAGCCCATATCCCCGGGCGGTCAGTCTTTGCATGGTTGTCCCCTTGGCCGCACCATAGACGTGAGTGTTGGTGAAAATCACCGACCAAGGACATCCGGGTGCTTGGGAAGGAGTCTGGAGAGCAAAGGGGATGACGGAGCTGAGATGACCCTGACTAGCAGGGACATGAGTCAGTCTCAGGCCCGGATGCATGTTGCCTCTGGATCAGAGTGGGAGAACACATCTTTCCCCGCTCCTCTGATCGTCCTTCGCAGTGCCAGTTTCTGAGCCGGGACACCGGCGTGGATCCCTGCTCCGGCTCGGGCTTCTGTGGGCGGACTGGCCTCTCTGTGGCTAGCTGTCTGCGGAGCACAGCCATCGCTGTGTTGTCATGATGACTACTGTAGAAGCAGTAATTAAGGGGCAGCATGTCAAAGTTTAAGTGAAATGCATTGAAAAATATCTTGATCCATTTTCCTGCCTGATTCCGTTTGTATTTGGTAGGTAGGGTGCAGACTGCGGCCCACATGTAGGTGTGCGTGTGACCTTTGTGCAGGGAGGTGGCGCAGAGCGTGCAGTACTGTCTTCATCGCGCTTGTCCGCTCATGCCCTTGACCCGCCTGATTCGAAGTGGACAGGACACTGGCCACGGCAGTGAGCAGCCACGAGCAATAGCTGTTGCTCCCCTCACAGCCTTGGATCTAATGCCCTCCTTGATCTGTAAAACGTATTTCAGATGTTCTGTAATTGAGTTGTTTACACTTGAGCTTATTTAACTTAGGGAATTGAGTCTAAGACGGTTTCCTTCCTCAGTAACACAAATGCAATCACATCGTTCCATGTTAAAGCCACCGTGCAGTGACCCCTGTCATTAACTGTTTTCATAAATTTGTGTTCATGGCTGATGTGTGCGTTTTACACTCATTGTGTTCCTCATCCATCTACGTGTGTCATGTGAGCTCTTCACACTGTCCCATCCTCGCGAGCCCATGTGTCTATAGCGCAGGGCTGGTCTGCCTTCGTTCTGCGCGGCATCTTCCTCCCCTGCACTGCACACCTCATCCCTGGGGGGCAGGCTGTCCTCCCTGTACGTGCGTGCATGTGGGGTGCATCTGACTCTCTCATTCCCATGCGACGTGCGTAAAGGCGGAGTAAATTCTGTGTTTGCCAAAGTTAACGTTTTAAAACGTGTTTGTATTTTGTCCTACTGAGAGAAATGTGTCatatttcttttgtgtttatataaaatgtagTTTGCCAACCCAGACTTTATGGAATCCATCTCGGACGTGGTTGATGAGGTGATACAGAACTGTCCCATCGACGTGCGCCGTCCGCTATATAAGGTAGGCGCcgcgggtggggggagggggtgtgtgtgctGTGAGCCCGTCCCACAGTTCATGCCCACCACGCTGGAGCAGGCTGTTATTGGCAGTGTGCTGACTCTGTTATCGCCTGTCTTTACAGGGTTGGTCAGAGGCCAGGGTCATGACAAAAGGTTTCTGTTGGAGTGTGGCTGCCTTAAATGTTTGGGCTCAATAAAGCAGAAGCGTTTAATGAAGGTATTCTAGTACCTTTAATTCTGATCTGGAAAGCTGTGTTTGTAACTGGACATTATACagcttactaagtgatcaccctgatgAATCTAGTCCCTATCTGTGAGAGCCACATCTTTGTGGTGATGTCCCCAAAGGCCAGGTCATTCCACAAACAAAGcatgtgagcatcagccccaggcatcACCCCCAGGAGTGTCAAAGTAGGCAGgtgtcccccctgccccccgcaaCACAAGATGTTACTGGAATTGGGCCGGGCCGGCCCTGGATATTTGAGGCGTCCCAGGTGATTGTATGTGCAGCTGACAGGAGTGCGGAGAGCACCTGGGTCACCTGTCACTGTCCTGCCGGACTGCAGGATAGCATTCCTTGTTGTGACCTGGGTGCCTTTATCTCCGAACTGTTTACCCTGCTCTCCGAATGCTTGCAGCTACATGACACGGTCGTTCAGTCAGTCAGAGGGTTTAAGGATGTATGAGGGATGGTTCTTGTTTTCAAGAGCTgataaaaaagctaaaaataatgcCAGAACAATTTTAATAGGAGCCACTATAAGCTAAATGTTATTAAAGTGACTTGTGCAGATTAGGGTGACTGAGAGAAGGGGCAGGTGGAGTGGAGTCCGAGGGCTTGCTCTGCAGAGCTGGGGGGAGCACAGGCCCGCTGAGGGGGGTTCACTATCCAGACTGAGGGCTGAGCAGCCAGATGAAATTGCCTGGGTGAGGCCCAGAGGCAGAGAAGGTGGTGGGTAACCAgctgtgtttggggggggggggggcagtgataAAACTGTTAAACCTGCTCGAGCTGTGGGTTGGATGTTGTTAAAATTCTTactcattgcctgacctgtggtggcgcagtggataaagcattgacctggaatgctgaggttgccggttcaaaaccctgggcttgcacggtcaaggcacatatgggattgaagcttcctgctcctcccccccttctgtctgtctgtctgtctgtctctcctctaaaatgaataaataaaaaaataatttaaaaaaaagttctttaaaaaattcttattcatTATGTTTGTCAAATAGATTAAATATATGTTGCTATGGTTAAACAAATGACCTTTCTGTAACAAAATTCTTGAACTGGGCAGGTGTACTATAACTGTGTTCCTGCCTGCTAAATCAGAAGCAGGTTGCAGAGTAATTGAGTTATAGAGTTCAACTACTGTCTTTACCATTTAacagagaaaaatacatatttctatgTGTCATTggggggttttctttcttttttttttttttttacagggacagagatagagtcagaggaatagacagggacagacagataagaacggagagagatgagaagcatcaatcatcagttttttgttgcgacaccttaattgttcattgattgctttctcatatgtgccttgaccacgggccttcagcagaccgagtaaccctttgctggagccagtcaccttgggtccaagctggtgagctttttgtttaGATgaaccgcgctcaagctggcgatcttgggctctcgaacctgggtcctccgcatcccagtccaatgctctatctactgcgccactgcctggtcaggcactggggggttttcaacccttttcacATAGGCCTTTTATTCAGGTGAGATCCTGATTGGAGACTCACAGGTGGACAGGTAGCTGGCTGCTCTGGATGGCAGGGGGCAGAGAAGGTTCCAGACCTTTGTTCAGCCTGCCCAACTCCCCACACCTGTCCCCACAGCTCTACTTGAGCTTTCTGCCGAGGGACCAAATGTGGCAGGTTTGTGTTGTCCTGGTGATGGAAGTGATGCTAGCCACTGAGCTGGCCGTGCCCCATGCGGAAGGGCATTGTGCTGACAGTGACGGAGTCCAGGCATTCTTCTGCCGACCACGCAGAGTGAATGTCCTCCAAGCAGCACTGGGTGCCCAGCCTCGCCACTGCCACCAGGGTCACAGGTGGGGCACACACGAGCATGCCCTCCGCGGGAGCCTCAGCACATCAGGTGGGCGTCTCCCTTGATGGGGGGTGAAGAGCAGCCCCGGGCGGGCACGTCCGAGCCATGCTTACGCTGAGGAAATGTTCTATGGCGTTGAATGCCATCACCACTAGCTCCCATGGCCATCGAGGGACAGTGTTTAaacttttgtttactttaaatttaaaccAAAATGGCCATGTGGGGCTCCTGGCTGCCACGTGGGGCAGCTCAGGTCCACTTTGCGTCCTGACGGCCGGGGGACTTCCTGGGCCGGAGCATCCCATCAGAGGATGctgcctgtccccacccctgggggtgggggagcacggCTTCCCTGGGCCGGACATTGAAAATGGGGTGGTGGGCGTGGGCCTGGGGTGTGCTCACAGCGGGGCTGGAAGCTGACTGGACCAAGTGGGGTTCGGAGAGACCGGCAGGCCCACTTGGGGGCCTAGTGTGGAGCTAGGCTTAATCCTAAGGGCATTGGGGGTTTGCACTGGAAGTGACATCTGACTTAGGTTTAGGAACGTGCTTGAGTTGCCCTGGGAAGGCAGGAGGAAGTACCGGGGGTACCACAGGCCACCCCCATGTGGGGAGGTGGTGTGGATGCAGAGGAGCTGGGTAGGTAGAGGGTAGTGAGGGTAAGGCCGGTCACATGTGATGTGTGATAAGGGGAAAGAGCACACATAGGAGAGGGGGTATCATTTACTAAGCAGGGCATGCAGGAGGACGGAGGAGTTGTGGGTGCTGGCGTCTGCAGACACAGGTTCAGGAAGAAGGTCTGGGTTAGACTTGTGAGGGTGCTCATTATGCTTCAGGTGGCTGTCGCCAAGGGGAGTGCAGGTGAGGGGACAAGTGGACTGGGTGGAACCCCCAGGAAGGTCTGATTTTAAGGGACGGGCAGAACAGGACATGGAGGAGAGTGTCAGTTGGAGTCTCCAGAGAAGCAGTCGGCAGGATGCCATCGCTCCGTCTCTGTCCACGTCCACGTCTCCCTCGAGTTTTGTGTCTGTATAAGGGTTATTCTAAGGAATTGGCCTGTTTTCGGTCCAGCAAGTCCAGTGTTCACAGGGCAGGCCAGAAACCCGGCAGGTGCTGGCCCTGCAGTCTGAGGCTGGTCCCACTCGCCCTGGGAACCCTTGTGTTGGCTCTCCCGGCCGTCAGCTGCTGAGGGGTGGGATGTGGCGGGGGGTTCTCGGTGAGGCAGTGAGCAGAAGCCGAGTTACAGCggttgggggaagaagagggtcGTGGGGCGGGGGGAGCCGTGCAGGCAACGCTGTGGGATGGCTGTTGTAGCTGTGGATCCCCAGTGTCCAGACTTGCTGCGTCTCCCCTGGGACTTCGGGTCCTAGAGGATCTCGTGTCTTAGAAGCAGCATTGTAGCTGTGCTGGGTCACAGTCTGTAGGCTTATTTCAAGTGTACGAGCCCTTGTTCCTAAAGAAAGAGAGCCTTCCATAACACAGTACAGGGTGGCTGCCAGAGCTTGTGATGCGCTGCCCTCTAACCTTTGCTGGTCAGTGCAGACTCCTGTGGGTGGTCTGCAGTCATGTGTCTGCAGTGAGTGGAGTGTTGGTCACCGTTCGCCAGGGTGGTCTGTAGGTGGCACTGCATGTCTGTCGGGCCCAGACGAGAGCCTCCAGAGTGACAGACACAGTCCGCACGGCAGCATGGGACGTTTGTGATGTTAAAGGTCGGATTGAGGGTTAAGTAAGTGGACTTGCTGTTAGCAGAGTATCCCGACTTGCACGTGCGCGGCTGGCGGGTGTGAGGCCCGCACTGTGAGCTATTCTGGCGTGCAGCTAGGACCGTGCCATCGTAGGGCTCGCTTACGGCTGGCATTTCCGTTTCGCATCCCGAAGCAAGCGTGTCTGCGGCCAAGTCATGCTACCAGGTGGTTCGGGGCTGCCAGGAATCCGGTGGCACAGTGAACTTGCTGAGCAGAGGGCTTGGTCACGCTCACCACAGAGAGGGAGTTGTAGCCACTGAGCAGGTAGGAGGGCTCCGTTGTCAAAACCCTgtgttagtaaaaaaaaaaaaaaaaattacaatctaCAGTGagcaaagattattttaaaatacatttagaaaatttGAGAAGCACCTAAGTTTTCATAAGAGAACAGAAGTCTCTCTGTCATCACTGCTTGTAGTTGTTACTTTgtcttcctgtttgtttgtctttctgaaaTATAGATGGATAGGAATACAGTGCTACATTTTATACTTTGTACCCTATTAACTTAGTGTTGTAAGCTTAAGTGATTAACATTCTCCAAAAAACATTGTTTCTAGTGAGACTCAGTGCTCCATCCTGCTTCTCTTTCAGAGCCCAGAGCTTTTCCTGTGTTTAGGTTTTGGCTACTTTTTAGTTGAGGGGGAGGTTTCCTTCTTCCCAGGGCAAAGACCCTTGGCCTCCTGTCGTCAGAGCCGCTCTTTTACAAAGCTGGTTCTGATCTGGGGGTGCACTGACCGCTGGGGCAGGTGCTTTCTGACTGATGTGCTCACGTGGGTCAGTAGGTCTCAAGCACTGTGGACTCCCAGTCCAAGTCCTCCATGGTCCGGTGGGCCCCACGAGGCCCGTCAGTTCATTTATCCATTGGACAGTATTTACAGGGAACTTGCCGTGTGCTGGTCATCGTTCTGGGCCCTGCGGGGTCAGTGATGACCAGCAAAGGCAGAAATGTCCCGCCAACCTGGAGATTATACTCCTGtatgagcaaaaaacaaaaaagtaaataaatgagcaaaGTGCACAGTGTAGGTGCCTGGGACCAGAGTGGGGTTTGGGGCGGGGTGAGGTCACGTATGTTGTCATGGGAAGGGCATGGTTCAGACAGCACCTGCGCAGGAGCTTCAGGAGGCAGAGGGCTCTGTGGTCCGCCAGGCCTGAGTCCTGCAGGGAGCTAGGTGGCCAGGCGAGGGGAGGGAGGCCAAGGTGGGGAGGGCACATAGAAACCTCTGtcctggggtgtgtgtggggggggtggcgCCATCATTGCTTCAGGAATTGAAGGGCCTGCTTATAAACACTGGGCTGTGTGAGCAGGGCTGGCTGTTGTCTTCATGTAAAGCTGTGGTGgacactgaaatttaaatttcatgtgTCATGAAATGTTATTCTTTGGTTGATTTTTCCCCCCAACCTGCTAGAAACTAAAAGCCCTCCTAGCTCCTGGGTTGCACCGGAAGTCCGAAGTGCAGGTATGGCCGGGGGACAGGGCGGCTACTGCGGCCTGAGTGTGCAGCCACGCTGGTGCTGTGCAGTGTGCAGCCTGCGTCCCAGCCCCCATCGGCTGCGAGCTGTGGGGACAGTCTGGCTTCTGTCCCGAGAGGCCTGGGGAGCCATTGGAGGGTGTGGGGGGGTAGGTGTGGGCTGACGTGTTCTCCCGTGCAATCGTGGCTCTGGAATGTGCTAATGCTGTCTCCAGACCTTCTCCTCTGCTGGACTGTCCAGTATCGTTAAATCCCGGGTTCCCCTGATGGCCCCAGACTTGGCTACGGGCCTGTCTGTTCACCAGTCTGCTTCACCTTCTGCTGCAGTGTCCGAGAGGCCCGGGCTCCTGAGCTCTATGTTGGTCCCCACATGGGTACAGCGAGCACCGGGGGCAGGAGGGCTGTGTCCCCTCGGTTGTAACTGAGGAAAGGAACCGAAAACCGAGGGGAAGCATGTGTGACCCAGGAGAAGGCAGTGCACCCTTCTTCGATGGCAAGGACCCTGCTGTGGTCACTGAAACATGTCACTCACCAGCAGGCAGCTGTGCGGTAGGTCACTGAGGAAACCTCTGCTTTGTCTTCTAGAACGTTGTTCTGTCAGGCGGCTCGACCATGTTCAGGGACTTTGGACGTAGGCTGCAGAGAGACTTAAAGAGAGTGGTGGACGCCAGGCTGAGGCTCAGTGAGGAGCTCAGTGGGGGCAGAATAAAGGTAGGTGGGGCTGGCCCAGTgggtgcagggcagggagggggaggatgggGTGGGGCCAGGGTCTGTGTTTGTGCCGGCTGGGCTCACTCCTTAGCACCTAGCTGAAGGGGCTCAACTTGTCTGGGCAGCATGAGGTTAAGAAGCTGTCCAAgtcactttcttttgtttttctatttttctgaattgagaagtggggaggcaggcagacagacttctgcatgcacctgaccaggatccacctggcatgcccaccaggggggcgatgctctgctcaccagggggcgttgctctgttgcggcggaagccattctagcgcctgagacggaggccatggagccatcctcagcgcccgggccaactttgttccaatggagcctcggctgcgggaggggaggagagagagaggaaggagaggtggaagggtggagaagcagatgggtgcttctcctgtgtgctctggccaggaatcaaacccaggacttccacatgccgggccagcgctctgccactgagccaaccagccagggccccaagtcACTTTATTCGCCACACCATTAAGTCACAGAAAGGGGTTTGCTCTCTGAACTTGTTCCCAGGTGTAGTTCTCACTGAAAACCCTActgaggcagcagcagcaccCGTTTTGTGCCCTCCGTGGCCCACGTGTGCCAAAGAGCTCAGACATGCATGCAGTGACCAGGTCTCGTGGAGATGGGCTCCTGACTCTGAGGATCCCTACTGTCTTCCTGGACTGTGCCCATTAAACCGAACTACTTGacaggagcagggagcagtgacCTCCCTCCCAGGCAGTGGGCCTTCACCAGCTGTGCTCACTCAGCTGTGTCAGGTTAACGGGAGCTTATGATGTCCTCACCTGCTGGGATCACACGGTGGCCGATGGCCACTCTCAGTGTTTCCCGCACACTTGGTGTTACTGAGATTACTGCTGGAATGCTAGAACACCGAGTCTGTGCAGTAAGAAGAGTGATCTGGGTCAGTTACTTAGGGTTCCCCTTTTCTAAATACCTTTCATGATGTGAGAGAGAAGCCCTTCCCGACTTGCCTGTTGTGTTCTCTGTGCTgccccagctggccagggctgggggagggggagcctgACACTGAGGTGGGCGCTGGGGCTGAGGGTCCTGGGGCTGGGCTTTGGCGGCCCGATTGTCTGAGAACCTTCCTTCCTGGGACAGCGTGTGGCTGATGCTACCACAGAGGGCCGTGGATGTGAAGGGCCTGTGTTGTCAGGGTGGGAGGCAGTCACGTCTGTGGGTGGTGGAAGAGTTACTGGCAGGACATCTTCGGCACTGGAGTGACTGTGCCCCTTGCCTTGCAGCCCAGGCCGGTGGAGGTGCAGGTGATCACGCACCACATGCAGCGCTACGCTGTGTGGTTCGGAGGCTCCATGCTCGCCTCCACCGTAAGTCCCCCCCAGGCAGCCCTGTGCTGGGGCAGATACGGTCCCATGAAGGTTAGATAGTGTGCATGGCTCTGAATAGTCACATTTAATTCTGAGATAGAAAACATGGTCGTTTGAGTTCTCAAGTCTCCTTGCTAATTAGGGGTGACTGTAAATAAGTGAAacacaaatgtaaatgaaaacgTCTGCATTGATCATTAATTCCCATGACTTTTCAAgtaattattactttttcttctcaAATGTGTGACTAGATAATGAATTGCTAATTCATAGGGGGAGCACACAGCTGGTCCTAAGTAGAGGCTGgatagttttttggttttttttattcagtgagaggaagggaggcagagagactcctgcatgcactctgactgggattcacccggcaagcctactaggaggtgatgctctgcccatctggggcattgcttcgttgctcagcaacagagctctcttagcacctgaggtagtggccatggagccatcctcagtgcccggggccaacttgctctaattgagccatggctgggggggaggggagagaagtgagagttggaggggtagagaagcaaatgggcacttctgttttttctggccaggaatcgaacctgggacatccacatgctgggctgatgctctaccactgagccagccgaccAGGGCCTGAATAGATTTTTAACAAATGTAGGAAAGCACCATGTAGCTGTTCAGACCTGGTGCACATCTGGGGAAGGAGGCCAGGTGAGCGGCGGTGCTGTGTACTGAGTGGCTTCCCGTGTGCTGTCCCCTCAGCCCGAGTTCTTCCAGGTCTGCCACAGCAAGAAGGACTACGAGGAGTGCGGCCCCAGCATCTGCCGTCACAACCCCGTCTTCGGAGTCATGTCTTAGTGTTGGCCTTGCCGTTGCCACCCAGGAGTGTCCTGTGGCTGAGCTTGTGTCCTTTAGAACCTGGAGACACATCGGCCCTGTCATGTGGCATTCAGTGTCCGTGTGGAGGAGTGGGCTCGTGTCACCCAGTGCATGTGGCACCCAGCGTCAGGTTGGTGCGAGCCCCCGTGTGCTGCTGTCAGCACTGTCCTGCCCTcgtcccctcctcccacctgaGCTTCTGGCCGCCAGTGTGACTCTGGAGGAGTTTTGCTGTGACTCTGAATATTGTCAGGAGAAGCAGCCTCGAACGTGGCGTGGCGTGGCATGGTGCACAATAGTCGTCCTCGCCCCCAGAAAGAAAGTGGGGCTGCAAACCCTGTTCCTCCCagcctatttttgtaaataaaatgttaccaaTGTTGAAATACAAACTGATGTTTATATTTTCTGTCCTTCTGTGTTTTGTGGTGTTTGGTGCAACTGGTTGGCTGATGAGCCCGAGCAGGTACAAGGGTCCCTGGAGCGCATGATAAATGCCCAGCCGCAGGCACAGCCACGCTGGGCAGCCGTGTTCTGCCATGTACGTGCTAGGAAGCAGCTGCTCTTTGTTGGGGTGACCTGAGGTTTACACACTGTGGAGTGTTGTGTGAGAGTTCTCCCTCCCCAGGGATGTGCCTTCCCTGTCCTTGTGTGGCCGTCGGGAGCTGCGCTGTGGAGGCCGGTTGGCCGTGGGTGAGTGTGGAATGAGGCGGTCAGACTCGTGGTCAGGACTCCGCATTGTGCTGTGGTGCTCTCGTGTGTTTCCTGTGAGCCCATGTCCCTTTGGAAGAACACTGAGACCCGCTTCCCACCAGTGGACAGTCTGAGACTAACACCCAGGTTGTGGAAGGAAAAGTCCTACAACGATGTGGACTGCCTGCTCCACAGTGGCCACTCTATCATTGAAAGTGGAGTGGTGACCGCGTCACAATGGTTTAGGGTGGCGTTGGGTTGCTCTCCGTGGTTTCCAGcctccctgactgggaattcGGAATTCAGGACTTGAAGCTTTTCCGTAAAATACTCGGCTGTTCACTCAGGAAGTAGCTCACTGGCAGGGAAGGGAATTTGCTAAATTATGAGATTGAACTTTATTCCATACGATGTTTACATTCCTTTTTAAACTGGTATGTATAGTATCCATTCCACAATGTGAAGGATGTTTTATTCTCTCAAAATGTGCTTgtgtcgccctggccagttggctcagcggtagagcgtcggcctagcgtgcggaggacccgggttcgattcccggccagggcacataggagaagcgcccatttgcttctccacccctccgccgcgccttcctctctgtctctctcttcccctcccgcagccaaggctccattggagcaaagatggcccgggcgctggggatggctctgtggcctctgccccaggcgctagagtggctctggtcgcaacatggcaacgcccaggagggtcgcaacatggcgacgcccaggatgggcagagcatcgccccctggtgggcagagcgtaccccccatggtgggcgtgccgggtggatcccggtcgggcgcatgcgggagtctgtctgactgtctctccctgtttccagcttcagaaaaatgcaaaaagaaaaaaaaaaaaaatgtgcttgtGTCAAGAAGCGTTTGGTTTTCTATTGAGGTTTAGAAGCAAGTACGGGACTCCCACCGTCAGTTCTCCGCTCGGCACAGGGAGATCCGGGTCCCCGCGCTGTCCCTACCACGTTCCGATTGTCAGTGACCCTGGACCCTCGCCTGCCCCGGAGAGTCTCGGATCACCCAGTCCCTCTGCTCTCAGGGGTTTGCTGCTTCCGCTTCCCAGGGTCGCTGGGCTGTGCCGGTCTTCCGTGGTCTTCAGCCATTTGATCCTGACCGGCTCCCGGTGGGTCTGTGCTGCATGCACTCCACACATGCAGCCTGTGACAGTGATGTCCTCTGAGGCTGCAGCCTGCTTCCTATCCTGTTCCGAGACCGGCTGCCTACCCAGAGGCCCCAGCCCAGTCTTACCACCTGGTTTTGTGTCTTCTCTCCATTGGGCCCTTTGCCTCAACCCGCTCTGTACTTCTCGTCATTTTTGCCTCTGCTCTGCATGAGCATGTTCAGGAATGTTGTTGGTTGGGGTCTCTGCAAACCCCCAGAATAATGTGCTTGTGCAGGTCACTACTGGTCACTTCGGTGACTCTGGTCATGGCCCTCAGAGGCATCACACTCGCTTCCCGTTTTGGGCAGCTCCTCAAATGGTCCCGGGACAGGGACCCTGTTTCACTAGCAGTGGTCCTGTTAGAACTGGTAGAACCTGTCCTTAGACCACAGAGCTTCTGCAGCTCCCACTGTCCTAGTTTGGATATGATGTTGGAGATTATACTTCATGTTCGTCAGCCTACAGCTCTGGATCAGGGCATTCGCTTTTAAGCATAACATGTATGTTTATGGAAGATATGGTTAGAATGTGACCAGTTCAGGACAGggccctcagccctggctgggcctGTGCCAGACCAGCAGGTGAATCAGCCCTTGTGGGTGGTGCCAGTCTCCAGGGCAGGGGGTGCTCACCCGCTGTGGGCAGTAGGGGGGGCTTCAGGTTCAGAAAAGGTCTAAATTTGAACTCCAGCGGCCCCTTACCCTCCCTCCCCGCCTCTGTGAGACCTGGCTCGGTCCTGCGGCTGTGAGGAGACGGGGCTCACTGCAACAAGGACCAGGGGCGCTGTCCTGTTCACCCACTACTGTCAGGAGGACGAATGCTCGTTGTGCTTGTTATTTTAAGAAAACCTGCACAGACCTTTTCTCCAGATTGAAACAGATCATGGTATAATGATGTCGAGGTAACAGCAGTCTCTTATGGTGACATGCCTCAGCAAAC carries:
- the ACTR3B gene encoding actin-related protein 3B isoform X6, with amino-acid sequence MFESFNVPGLYIAVQAVLALAASWTSRQVGERTLTGIIIDSGDGVTHAIPVAEGYVIGSCIKHIPIAGRDITYFIQQLLREREVGIPPEQSLETAKAIKEKYCYICPDIVREFTKYDVDPRKWIKQYTGINAINQKKFIVDVGYERFLGPEIFFHPEFANPDFMESISDVVDEVIQNCPIDVRRPLYKNVVLSGGSTMFRDFGRRLQRDLKRVVDARLRLSEELSGGRIKPRPVEVQVITHHMQRYAVWFGGSMLASTPEFFQVCHSKKDYEECGPSICRHNPVFGVMS
- the ACTR3B gene encoding actin-related protein 3B isoform X7, with the protein product MERFMEQVIFKYLRAEPEDHYFLMTEPPLNTPENREYLAEIMFESFNVPGLYIAVQAVLALAASWTSRQVGERTLTGIIIDSGDGVTHAIPVAEGYVIGSCIKHIPIAGRDITYFIQQLLREREVGIPPEQSLETAKAIKEKYCYICPDIVREFTKYDVDPRKWIKQYTGINAINQKKFIVDVGYERFLGPEIFFHPEFANPDFMESISDVVDEVIQNCPIDVRRPLYKNVVLSGGSTMFRDFGRRLQRDLKRVVDARLRLSEELSGGRIKPRPVEVQVITHHMQRYAVWFGGSMLASTPEFFQVCHSKKDYEECGPSICRHNPVFGVMS